The sequence below is a genomic window from Tubulanus polymorphus chromosome 1, tnTubPoly1.2, whole genome shotgun sequence.
caaatatatgcAAAAATAAGTCATTCATTAATGTACAGAAATGTGTCATGAACATAGAAACTTATGATTGCATGATTATTTCTACGATTAAAAGCATATCCTTTTTTCAACTTACAGTTCTGGTGAACAGTTTGACGGCTTGTCCATCCTGTAACCTCGACAGAGCATTGTGTATAAATCGGCAAGCGCGATGTTAGGATATGGTGACCCACCTGGAAttcaatatacatttatattcaCTAGGTACTACTCTGAATAACactatatattttgtttcttattgcagaaataattattattttctttaattttctttaatatttaatatttattatattctaatataTTATTGCAGATTTTCTATCATTATAAAACCCAGACTTACCGAGGGTAGCTATTTCATATAGTAATATGCCATATGACCAGATATCTGAATATGTAGTGAATATACGATCTCGTAATGACTCTAATGCCATCCATTTTAATGGCAATTTACCATTTGTAACTTTATGATACAGATTTGTCCCATATACATCCCGCGATAGACCAAAATCACAAAGTTTTACAAACTTATTTGGCCCCACTAATATATTTCTGGCAGCTAAATCACGATGAACGAATTTCTTTTCTACAATATACTCCTGTAAGCAAATACACAACCAGATGATTAGCTAGAATTGCGCttggaaatgattttcaagatCAACCGCGGTATCGATATGCTTACCATGGCCATTGCGACTTGACGGGCGAATGAAAGCATGTCAGATGCAGAAATCACCCAGTTGATTCCATcgtcttcatattctaattccTGTATACCATCATCAGTTAATGATATTGTTCCCTGTAACCGGCATTTTCTGTAAAGCGAGCAAAAATCTACtttagaaatatatatgaagAATTGGAACTCAAATTTGCTGCAACAACGATCGGAAAGATTCCGTTCTCAAAACGAAGTTATTTCAGAAGTCTTACTTCAGAAAGTTTTGTAGATTGCCATGAGGCATGTATTCCAGAACTAGTGTTACTGGATCTCTCAATGTACACGCTCCTATTAATGATACAATGTGAGGATGTGGGCCGAGTTTCTTCATCAATGCAATCTCTTGTAGAAAGTCCTCTTTATACGAAAGAGGTacattatctaaaaatgacaaaaaaataCCGAAGACGTTATCGGTCGGTTGATATTAGGAACGAGACTCTTCGTAAGGTCGATGGCTCACGGTTCATACCTTTGAGTACTTTCACTGCGACCGTTTGTTCGCTTAATTCCCCTACAATGACCTTTCCGAATGCACCTTGCCCGAGCACATGGCCGAGTACAAGATCACTATGTTCGATTTCCCATTCGTCTTTAACCGTAACTAGCAACTCTGGACGATTGGCCTGTCGACTGACTAGGAAATTCAGAGGCGTTCTTCTGATCATACCTTCTATAGGAATCaaatttaacaatttatcTACCTCTCATCTTTGTTATAACTGAAATCTGATAAATGATGACGCAGTGTTTGACGTACCTGCGTAGGATGATTTGTAACTATTGCTGTTTGCAGCGACAGTTTTTACGATCGCAATTTCTCCTTTATATCTTCTGTAGATGATAATGAACGCGATCAAAGCCGCCGCAAGTAAACCAACTGTTACCACTATAATAATGATTGTACTCATATCTGATTTACCAGctgaaaaaaatgagaaaaaaatcatcaattcagATATGATTCAATCACAGTGATTCACTCAATTTAAGAACTGAATGACAATATCTTACCAGCGTTTATTGGAAGCTGTGATGGCATTGTTGTATTAACTGTTTTCACATCGCTGCTTTTAATGTGCGTGTAACCTTTCTCATCATTGAATGTTGCTTCGACCTGAAATACGTTCGATAAAACGTCCCAAAATAACTCAAAAATATCGATTCTAACAGTTTGGGAATCGTTTGCCATACaaaggttttttttcaaattacttaCCTCGACTTTATAGAACAGATCAGGAAGAAGTGTAAGTTGTATCGATGTACGATTTGTAGGTGCTGTTGTACCGGACACTGATTGAACGTGTGTAGATGACTTCTGTAATTCTATTGCCGCCCATTTTACTGTATAAAGCGTCTTATGATGGGTAATATTCTGCCACGAAATGGACACCAATACCTTGCCTTTTTCTTTACTCCAGACGGGCCCCTTTGTGACGGTTACTTCGAGCGGGTATTCAGGTTCTGCAACAGAATGGCCGGTAGGGCGGCCTTTAATTACaagaatattttaaaatttttgtatAGATGATGTTGTTGGATCATTCTTTTGTCCGCCTGTTGTCACTAATAGAATGAAAGtatgatatgatgataaatgag
It includes:
- the LOC141915150 gene encoding uncharacterized protein LOC141915150 isoform X2, translating into MYRMAEFSLWIYFLLVLIPFVSSNSSWQTLINTARCRSFCVKQFLFTQEKTRDRKCSKIPDCARCWFMCEEMYNLYDPVCDPSQCCHSVCVVYGTTYGPCSSMHSCKCGCQTACFFRYGLEKRNFLPLRSRHAWKFSKPKISDNGRVLRVTWQRPVPREIGVSNSTLVYVLLARETGSRYWHEVMQTATTSAGVKTGVLPNQAEFKIVAINETGLIGQIVAKKKRIGNRLMQVTRTGDGPDPNQIRVKTDRSEGIATAYITWNGTTSKYRVNWGIEEANKQCESDMGDYREARVFGNGTKPMFPRLMFGARYWVEIKNMMTGASYPKKVFKTPFCANLDPSCLTCRQEDDIGRPTGHSVAEPEYPLEVTVTKGPVWSKEKGKVLVSISWQNITHHKTLYTVKWAAIELQKSSTHVQSVSGTTAPTNRTSIQLTLLPDLFYKVEVEATFNDEKGYTHIKSSDVKTVNTTMPSQLPINAAGKSDMSTIIIIVVTVGLLAAALIAFIIIYRRYKGEIAIVKTVAANSNSYKSSYAEGMIRRTPLNFLVSRQANRPELLVTVKDEWEIEHSDLVLGHVLGQGAFGKVIVGELSEQTVAVKVLKDNVPLSYKEDFLQEIALMKKLGPHPHIVSLIGACTLRDPVTLVLEYMPHGNLQNFLKKCRLQGTISLTDDGIQELEYEDDGINWVISASDMLSFARQVAMAMEYIVEKKFVHRDLAARNILVGPNKFVKLCDFGLSRDVYGTNLYHKVTNGKLPLKWMALESLRDRIFTTYSDIWSYGILLYEIATLGGSPYPNIALADLYTMLCRGYRMDKPSNCSPELYETMVQCWDERPLTRPSFTAIREKLEDLMVLDKDYLRLDNIDVPVNPCDNTSDLENDSPSEGEQQEECTPLTIDTDNVEPYLESIPAIVIESTSV
- the LOC141915150 gene encoding uncharacterized protein LOC141915150 isoform X3, with the protein product MYRMAEFSLWIYFLLVLIPFVSSNSSWQTLINTARCRSFCVKQFLFTQEKTRDRKCSKIPDCARCWFMCEEMYNLYDPVCDPSQCCHSVCVVYGTTYGPCSSMHSCKCGCQTACFFRYGLEKRNFLPLRSRHAWKFSKPKISDNGRVLRVTWQRPVPREIGVSNSTLVYVLLARETGSRYWHEVMQTATTSAGVKTGVLPNQAEFKIVAINETGLIGQIVAKKKRIGNRLMQVTRTGDGPDPNQIRVKTDRSEGIATAYITWNGTTSKYRVNWGIEEANKQCESDMGDYREARVFGNGTKPMKFPRLMFGARYWVEIKNMMTGASYPKKVFKTPFCANLDPSCLTCRQEDDIEPEYPLEVTVTKGPVWSKEKGKVLVSISWQNITHHKTLYTVKWAAIELQKSSTHVQSVSGTTAPTNRTSIQLTLLPDLFYKVEVEATFNDEKGYTHIKSSDVKTVNTTMPSQLPINAAGKSDMSTIIIIVVTVGLLAAALIAFIIIYRRYKGEIAIVKTVAANSNSYKSSYAEGMIRRTPLNFLVSRQANRPELLVTVKDEWEIEHSDLVLGHVLGQGAFGKVIVGELSEQTVAVKVLKDNVPLSYKEDFLQEIALMKKLGPHPHIVSLIGACTLRDPVTLVLEYMPHGNLQNFLKKCRLQGTISLTDDGIQELEYEDDGINWVISASDMLSFARQVAMAMEYIVEKKFVHRDLAARNILVGPNKFVKLCDFGLSRDVYGTNLYHKVTNGKLPLKWMALESLRDRIFTTYSDIWSYGILLYEIATLGGSPYPNIALADLYTMLCRGYRMDKPSNCSPELYETMVQCWDERPLTRPSFTAIREKLEDLMVLDKDYLRLDNIDVPVNPCDNTSDLENDSPSEGEQQEECTPLTIDTDNVEPYLESIPAIVIESTSV
- the LOC141915150 gene encoding uncharacterized protein LOC141915150 isoform X1 codes for the protein MYRMAEFSLWIYFLLVLIPFVSSNSSWQTLINTARCRSFCVKQFLFTQEKTRDRKCSKIPDCARCWFMCEEMYNLYDPVCDPSQCCHSVCVVYGTTYGPCSSMHSCKCGCQTACFFRYGLEKRNFLPLRSRHAWKFSKPKISDNGRVLRVTWQRPVPREIGVSNSTLVYVLLARETGSRYWHEVMQTATTSAGVKTGVLPNQAEFKIVAINETGLIGQIVAKKKRIGNRLMQVTRTGDGPDPNQIRVKTDRSEGIATAYITWNGTTSKYRVNWGIEEANKQCESDMGDYREARVFGNGTKPMKFPRLMFGARYWVEIKNMMTGASYPKKVFKTPFCANLDPSCLTCRQEDDIGRPTGHSVAEPEYPLEVTVTKGPVWSKEKGKVLVSISWQNITHHKTLYTVKWAAIELQKSSTHVQSVSGTTAPTNRTSIQLTLLPDLFYKVEVEATFNDEKGYTHIKSSDVKTVNTTMPSQLPINAAGKSDMSTIIIIVVTVGLLAAALIAFIIIYRRYKGEIAIVKTVAANSNSYKSSYAEGMIRRTPLNFLVSRQANRPELLVTVKDEWEIEHSDLVLGHVLGQGAFGKVIVGELSEQTVAVKVLKDNVPLSYKEDFLQEIALMKKLGPHPHIVSLIGACTLRDPVTLVLEYMPHGNLQNFLKKCRLQGTISLTDDGIQELEYEDDGINWVISASDMLSFARQVAMAMEYIVEKKFVHRDLAARNILVGPNKFVKLCDFGLSRDVYGTNLYHKVTNGKLPLKWMALESLRDRIFTTYSDIWSYGILLYEIATLGGSPYPNIALADLYTMLCRGYRMDKPSNCSPELYETMVQCWDERPLTRPSFTAIREKLEDLMVLDKDYLRLDNIDVPVNPCDNTSDLENDSPSEGEQQEECTPLTIDTDNVEPYLESIPAIVIESTSV